The following coding sequences lie in one Lolium perenne isolate Kyuss_39 chromosome 2, Kyuss_2.0, whole genome shotgun sequence genomic window:
- the LOC127330475 gene encoding uncharacterized protein: MNKAVKPTHSTSYTRLKHTLTADSPQPRPRPARPPAYDPDFEAAFEACNEAYQQAAAQWNRQNTAYMTYISEMMISMSTGTPPPARVTVAGDMPIMPSRAAFAATYYGSTPEGTGWSGNQASPGGREVTPVHEGGRSPGRSAGASPSTTPGTTPGASPSTSPGRATGPSPGGSSAASTGAKPRAPRFANDVGGHTPPGSFLR, from the exons atgaataaggcggtcaagcctacccactccacgagctacacgcgcctcaagcataccctcaccgccgacagcccccagcctcgtccacggcctgctcgtccacccgcctacgat cctgacttcgaggcggccttcgaagcctgcaatgaagcgtatcagcaggccgctgcccagtggaataGGCAGAATACGGCCTATATGACGTATATATCA gaaatgatgatctctatgtctactggtacaccgccaccggctcgagttaccgtggcgggggacatgcctatcatgccatcgagggcagctttcgctgcgacttactacggatccacaccggag ggaacgggatggtccgggaaccaggcatcgccgggtgggcgcgaggtcacaccggttcatgaaggtggtcggtctcctgggcgttctgctggtgcctctccgtcgactactcctgggactactcccggtgcctctccgtcgacttctcctgggcgtgctaccggtccttctccaggtggttcttctgcagcttctaccggagcgAAACCCCGGGCTCCTCGTTTCGCCAACGATGTGGGCGGACACACCCCGCCCGGGTCCTTCCTCCGCTAG